The following nucleotide sequence is from Mangifera indica cultivar Alphonso chromosome 17, CATAS_Mindica_2.1, whole genome shotgun sequence.
ATGAACCATAACACCGCTTCAAAATCGTCTGATAATTTGCAGTCCATGTTAAAAGAATCAGTCGATCGATTTTTATGCGAATACCAAAAAGGCGTCACCGATTTCTCTAATTTTACTATGATTTTCTCTCGTTTACTTCAAAATTTACCCGATCCCTCACTCGAATATGTTTGGTTTTACTCGGCACTAACTTTCTACACCTCCAAATTCACAGCTATGCCCTCTTCTAAGCACGTTTTAGCCACCAAAGACTTGTTTCAGTTGCTTGTTTCTTGTTCTAGCTCATGTAATGTAGTTAAAAGAGTTGCAATTCTCGGTCCAGTTATTTACGAGTTATTCTATTTAGTGACTGATAAAAAAATTTCGAAGAGGGATGTTGAGAGTTTGTTGGAAGGAATTGTAAGTTACATTAGTATTTGTTGTGGCGCCGAGCCTGAGAAAGATGATGGAATGGAGTGCTTGAACTTGAATTCTTGTTTCCTGGATTTGGTGCATGTGTGGGTTGTTGATCGAGTTGGGGAGAATTGTGAGTTTGGGGACTTGAAGGTCTTTTTACCAATTGTGGGCGATGAAGTTCGTGATGGTGTTGGTGTGGGGTGTAGAGTTGGGTACTTAGCTGGGATTGTGATGTGTGAAGCCTTTTTGTTAAGATTATGCTTGAAGTTTGCAGTGGCAAACTCGAGGGATGAATTGGAGAAAGACTTGCGTAATTGTGCCCTAAATATAATAACTGGGTTTcgaagtttttatttttttggtgagTAGATTttttgagctttttttttttttttttccaacttcGATTTATTTGCTTTGGGTTAGTTGGAAATCTGAAATTTCTTTAGTCATTGAATTCTGAAGATAGTGAACTTCACTACTTAGAGTACAGATGCtaattttacttttcataaACTTGCTAGTATCCCCTAGACATCCAGAGTGAGGAGCTATAAACTTGTATTTATTGGTCACCgtattacaaattaatttttaagtaacCTGTAAAAACACATATACGGGATGACTGATACTTGTTGAAgtcataatttctttttatgcTAGTTAAATTATTGccgttgttattattattttttcatttgattgtaCTGATGCtcatttttactaaattattcTTGGTGCATATCAGATATTCTTCTCAGGGTGCTGATGGAGCCAGTTCTGCCTGTCACCTCCCTGCTGGTTAGTATGCACCTCTTGCTTTTATTTACTTTCTTCAAAgttaactatttatataaaatgattaggTTGAGTTAAATCTTTTAGTTCCCAAGAATAGAAGTAGATACAAAAGGTGACAGTAATGGGCTAAACATATGTATACGGTATGCTGTCATTTTATTTCTCAGCCTTGATTTTAGATAAGCAATATGGTTTAGTATCAGAAGTCATGGAACTTACTTGGTTATAATACTTACCTGACGTGATTATGTTAAGTATaccattttttcattttgttactCATTATTATAACTTATCCTGTTTTTgcttaatattattcataagaAGTCAGGATTCATTTAATATCTCCTTAAGTGTTGAAATAAGCCTCACCCAGTATGTCTTCCTTTGAATTATTACATAATGAAGCAGGTTTTTCTCATCAATTGTATGTTAGCTTTTGATCCGCTGAATATTTTTGAAGACTTTGATTACAGTCAACCCCCTCCTGGTACTTTTAGCTGTTGGTTGCTAAACATTGTGTGCCACCAATTAAACCTTGAAATATgcattaaacaataaaattaccaTTTGCCCACTTTAGGATCTTTTGTTGGCACAGGTTTCAGAAGATGAAGCGTTTTTACATCATGTTATGTATGATGTTGTTGTAACTGCGGAGTATTCATTCGTCACTTCTCAACGAGGGATTCAGTTACCTTGCAACAGCCTTAAAATTCTTGCTATGAGATGGTTATTTGTTGTTAACAATGCATTACAGTCTGTGAGGTATGAGAATCTGAAGATTGTGGCTGCTATGCGACCATTGCATCTTAGACCATCTCATCTGATAAATCTCTAATTGGCGACAGGGAAAATGGTGACCAGGCCAAAGTCATTTCTTATATAAATGCATTCTCTGAGTCTTGGCTGCTTGCTCAATTGATCAAGTGGGTTACTAATCAAATTGGTATTGGGGAAAAAACCAGCAGACCAAAATTTTCCACTCCTCTTGATCTTATCAGTGAGTTGCTCTGTTATCTTTAACTTCTGGTCATTTACTGTATTTGGTAGGGTCCCAGAATAACTTTTCGATATTATGTTGGTTATGATAGTCATCACACCGTGTAAACATAAGAGGTGCAATCTGATTATCATCGGTGTGGAGCATGTAAAAAACTTAAAGAAGCATTCATATATCTCATTGTCAGTTTGTTCCTgctaattgaataaaattagagAATATATTAATCAGATAAGTCACCTATTTGTGATTCTTTGCTGATCTTCAAGTATACCCTTGggcatcaaataaatttttttttttttttgctgttgtCCAGAGTGGCTGCTAGTTGTTGAAGAGCAAGGGGTAAGAGTATTTGATTTTGACATCACCAAGATTTATGCCAAAGCCATCATTTGCAAGTCGAGAGTAGAGTATGATCTCTCAGTAATTAATCCCAATGACAAAAGTTTGTTCAAAAGCCTCTTCTTGAACAGTGATTGTGAGAGGAGATGGCAACATAAAGATGACACTGACCTGGAGATGATAGATCTTGTGGATACTGAGTTCTCAACAACTGATGGTATAAGGAAACGCAAAGAAGGGAGAAACATTGAAGCTGAAATACCAGTTAAGCTTGTCAAGTataattttcaagataattcTCTGAGTGAGAGGTTTTCTCCTTTGGGTAACGAAAAATGGGTTGAGTAAGGGAAGTGAAGTCGATAATCCAATCTCCAACATGAAGCAATAAAGTCTGACACATTGTTGACTCTAGACTGGCAAACTATTTTTCCGGAGACATCAGAATTCAGACATATCTCCTATTAACAAGGACTAGTTATACTATGGTGAATCTCTACTATTTACTGGTGGAGAACCAGGAGGGAATTTTCATAAGTGCAGCCTTACAGGTTAGGGGTTGTGCTATTCTATTCTCTCTGGTACAATCAGGAGATGCAGACTTCAGAAATCAAGTCCTATGTGGAACATGTATCCTTTGTAGCTTATATTGATCCTGATGAAACTGACAACTAGCCTAACTTCTTTCACTGGTAAgacttgtattattattatactcAACACACTGATATTATGAGTACCTTTACTGAGATTGTTGTCATATCAGATGAATGAAAAGGTTATTTTTTAGGTTAGAAAGTCTCTCTTGAGCATCTATTTATCTGTTTCCCAAAATTTCCTAGCTATGAATTAGCAGGAAATTTTCTTACTTCAATTTTCATCTGCCCTGATCAGTGGAGCTTGAGTGATACCATATATCATGCACTCTAGATCAATGTATAATAACTGTGAGCTTTGtaacttttaatatatcatGCCCGGCCCGCCCACTGCCATCTCTACTCAAAACCCCTTATGAGGTGCTTAATTTTTGCTCCAGAGAAGAGGTTTGGGCCGCACAAGTCAACAGCCCATCACATCTtgatattttagggtttatatggaaacacacatatatattttttaataaaactatatacactattaatatgcataattttatatatataataatatattactatgtgattaaatattattttatctctgatttaaaattatttaatcatataatgatatgtgagtatttatgtatataatattatttttttatcagtttattaaatatgtatacagACATAGCATGGACCATGTCGGGTTGAATCTGGTATGGCCCGCCATACCCATAGATCGGTCCAACTCTTTTGATATATCTCTGTGTGCATGCAATTAAAGGAATGGTTGTCTTATTTTATAatgtcaatatatatatatatatatatatatatatatcgcaCATCGCACATTCTTTGACAACTTTGAAAATGGTTGCCAAAAAGGGCCTCTGGGGCTTAGTTAATACTATGGTTTGATGGGTTTTTTTATTGAGATGGCTGTCTAATGGCTTTAACGgaatcatataatttatcacCCACTGGAACTCGGAGCATGTTACagagataaattaattatgacATGTTTTGGACttctagaaaataaaattgtgaaatgAATCATGTTTCATAAATGGGATCTTTCTTGTTGTGTGAACTGAACATTCAGTGGTCACGTTCATGGTTTTTAAACCTGATTCAGGTGTTGCTCCGATGAAGGGACGGGATTGTGTAAACCaatggttgaattgattgatcaATTGTTAGAATGGTAAATaatttaggggtaattttgtgCCTTTTGTTTTGCTCAAAGGTCAATATAAGGACTGAAGTAGTATTTTTTAGGAGAAATATGAAAAGAAGGTgagaagtttaaaaaaaaaaaaaaccctagctGCCAATCTCCTCACTGGAAGTGTGCAGTTGCGTTATCTTGGCCACGAGCTCTCTGACCCTTGAGATATGACgaaaaactatttatattacGACCCAAGTCAGACGGGATTACTCTCGTCTTGATATTGTTCTCatcatttttaactttttttgaaCATTGATCTTGTTATTATTAACTCTATCCTATATTTATCTTCtctttaatagttttttatgatatttattttgttatttttagttttttttaacgttaatcttatcatttttaataaccATGGTTAATTTAATGGTTTACTATTTACCCATAAATCAACATGACTTTTTTAATTGAACTGCAGTTCAAAGCAATCCGACGGTTAAAATCATTGGACTACGATCCAAATTTTAAAACCGGGGTCAcaagtaatatatattgttatttccAAATTGAATAATTGGCAGCTCAACCAATCCATGcattctattatttattttgcatcCAACAAAGgcaaaacttttaaattaagagCCAAATGTCATGCAGCCAGCCTCCCGTGATGCCAATTACTTCGACGTGCAGGTCACGATAACTTTAATTTCACGTTTGCTTATGTGGACATGCCATGTAAGCTACTCAATCCTCTTCAGCTTGCACTTCATACTTTGTTTTCTACGTCATCACATCAAcccatttaattatttattttactagcAAAAACAGTAAtcaaaagggggaaaaaaaaaaaaaagaaagcaaagaaaactTTGAATCCAGTGAAAAAGAGGATGAGAACAGCAATTGTGggatttttttagtatttttaacaGGGGTAATTAATTATAACAACTCAATTACGGGGTGTACATGAAAGTGACCAGCTGTTTAAggattatacaaatatgatttgtGTTGAACCTGAAcgaaatttgtttgatttaattcgattcgaatttgtttaatttaaatttgaatcgaatttgagttaaaagattTAACTCATTTTGAAACCAAACGAAATTTGAGCTAGATAGacaatttgattcagtttgaattttactcgtaatttgattcgaattatgTTGAGTAATGTTAAACAAcgttattttgtcaataagttacgaatttaaatcataaatctaaATCATATATTCGAGTTTTggatttaaacaataaatttaattcaaactcaaattaaatcgtttttattcgaatcaaactcaaattatttttaacgtTAACTcgataaatttaaactgaattcgaattaaactattttttatttgctcAATGTCAAAATAGGCATGTAAGGGGGAAATGACAGGTTTAggtaaattaagtataaaaattggTTGTTCTAGAATAGATTACTTGCATCACAATCTCATAAACCCGAATGTGAAttgtaagaaaaaatatgtAGTAATTTTCAAAGGAGTTGGTGGGCGAATGATGagatcaattataattaattcataattaataatttggagtttaaataattagaagttaaacaaaaaaatagaattaatacaatttagataataatcagtttaaatttaaaaaataaaaaataactgttaatattttttaaaattattttaaaatcaaaatctgaAACCGccacattaaaatatttttaaataaatatttacgGCTGAATTAATGGAAAATGAGCATTTTGTGGGTCAATTTAGTAAATGAAGACACGTTTTACGACAACGACTCCTGAAAGCGGCGGCGATTGAGACACCCCTCCTGGTTGCTGTCTGGTGAATGGTGAGACACTTACCAACCAAGCATGGACCTCACGATGTTTCAACTACAGAATCCTGTGGCTGATTTGCAACTTGGCAGCTTATTTAGCCCTTTTATGTGAAGGGCATCACCGTCTTTTCACTATATttcgtttttttctttttccttttaaatgaCGAGTCAACTAAATTTGCCCACaaaggtttaaaatttaaattaaataaataacatatttttacttcaaattaaattgatatatgaaaaactactaatataaaagtaaaataaaaaaattgtcatatactaattaaaataataaaaaaatattttacaggctagcctcaaatattttaaataaaatatttaaattaaaaaatttaaaataccataaattaatttttaaaatcttttcaaaaatctaaCTGTGACCCCcactatttcaaaaattatcatattaaccTCATATCATAGTTTGTAGTAATGACACTATCACTTATAAGggtcttgtttatttttttaaaattgtaattagtattttttaaactattaaaggtatgttaaaattattaaaaaaaatttaaaacaacttCGCCAAATTTATGAAACCCTCTAAAATTCCATAGTCACCtctatgttttttaaaaatactattagGATAGTAATAGTTTATGATATGGCATTAACATTgttaatttgttgtattttattttattctttaaggattattatttttgaaactattgaagaCTATATTGAAAATTGGGCCAAAGGAAaatgtcccacccaaagtttaatgaaAGGACAATTCCCActgttaactttcaaaaacccaaatacccacccatttATTGTTATGAacaggggtaaaattatcatttaactaaaaatgtttaaaaaataaaatactatcacatttttcccccactcaaggtttgaaaaattgccatttcccccctagggtttcattcctTCTCTAATGATATTCTCCGGTCGACCTTCCATCTATCGACGCTCCCTTTATCCTCCATGACGAAGATGCAATCATGGAAAGGACACGAAGATGACAATTGGAAGCGATGTCATTAAAGATCTGTCGTGCAATGGATCGTCTGGAAGCAACGTCTGACGCTAACAATCTCTGACcaagatttagggttttaaaccaggaggaagagagaagttggaagggagagagaacacAACCGGAGATGGTGAATTTCACCTTCTTTGGTGATAGTTTCAAAACATTAAGAGaaaaagtgatttttcaaaccttcatGGGAGGAAATCAGATTCATAAActtaggaaaaaataaattattttttattttttatgaaatgacaattttacttttattcataACAGTAAATGAgttgatatttagattttttaaatttaataggtGAGAATTTGCCCTTTcattaaactttggatggaacattgtcctttggccttgaaaatttaataacacCCTTGGCgtttatcaaatatccaaaacccttaaaatgttttttaatatccttaatattttcaaaaattatcagTTAACctccaaatatataattatacatcatcaaaatttttatatatacttttattaatataagaaaGAAGGGGAGGAGactaaaagaagagaaaaatgaataGGTTTTTGTATGATTTGTAtagttaaaaagtttatttttaatttttattaatttagggtttagtttttaaaaataaaataattagaataaaaaactttttttaattaactaaatttataatactTTCGAAATTCAAATGATAAATACACCAGTAAACTGTAACGTCCGTTACCAAGTAGTTAGTATTACTAACTAGCTAGGCAAACCagaactgttttttttttttttccccctagACTGGGTTTAAATACTGCCAAACTAAAAACGATGGGAGTTGAAAATTAGGgacaaaatagtaatttaaaaaactgtCGGTCTATCTGACCagagttaaagaaaccagagtCTGAGGTTAGGGTTTCTGAGTACGGACCGCACGTGAGATATATCAGTGGCAAAGAAGCGTCGGTGACTCGGTGAGAGTTAATGACGAGTTGGACAAGTTTAGTGgattgagagagagagggacaagttttttgaatttttttttttttttttaaattctgaaAAGCAGAGAAGGGAGGAAGAttaaggatatatatatat
It contains:
- the LOC123200324 gene encoding uncharacterized protein LOC123200324, with translation MNHNTASKSSDNLQSMLKESVDRFLCEYQKGVTDFSNFTMIFSRLLQNLPDPSLEYVWFYSALTFYTSKFTAMPSSKHVLATKDLFQLLVSCSSSCNVVKRVAILGPVIYELFYLVTDKKISKRDVESLLEGIVSYISICCGAEPEKDDGMECLNLNSCFLDLVHVWVVDRVGENCEFGDLKVFLPIVGDEVRDGVGVGCRVGYLAGIVMCEAFLLRLCLKFAVANSRDELEKDLRNCALNIITGFRSFYFFDILLRVLMEPVLPVTSLLVSEDEAFLHHVMYDVVVTAEYSFVTSQRGIQLPCNSLKILAMRWLFVVNNALQSVRENGDQAKVISYINAFSESWLLAQLIKWVTNQIGIGEKTSRPKFSTPLDLIKWLLVVEEQGVRVFDFDITKIYAKAIICKSRVEYDLSVINPNDKSLFKSLFLNSDCERRWQHKDDTDLEMIDLVDTEFSTTDGIRKRKEGRNIEAEIPVKLVKYNFQDNSLSERFSPLGNEKWVE